Proteins co-encoded in one Pogona vitticeps strain Pit_001003342236 chromosome 9, PviZW2.1, whole genome shotgun sequence genomic window:
- the TMEM91 gene encoding transmembrane protein 91: MENVHELQHPLLAKPPGRVTLPRGMLSRTGPHEHPGLLTRPVPPNLSWLQPSSAVLSNQLLDPSSLQRTVEPYRTPEPTLYPELWKPTNLQGWKKKDYIETTFGDKKEAGELPRKVALEKDIHTVCYEVGDTELPDLENDSSSDSDTESESSFSMLLPQDYLGLAVFSMLCCFWPLGIAAFYLSQKTNKASAKGDYPGAWTASRQTFALAVLSIILGICTYIGAVVALIAYLSNKAPT; encoded by the exons ATGGAGAATGTCCACGAGCTACAGCACCCCCTACTGGCCAAGCCACCGGGAAGGGTGACTCTCCCAAGGGGGATGCTAAGCCGAACGGGCCCCCACGAACATCCCGGACTGCTCACACGGCCGGTGCCCCCCAACCTCTCCTGGCTACAGCCCAGCTCGGCCGTTCTATCCAACCAGCTCCTGGATCCCAGCAGCCTGCAGAGGACGGTGGAGCCCTACCGCACCCCAGAACCCACGCTGTACCCCGAGTTGTGGAAGCCAACCAACCTTCAAGGGTGGAAGAAGAAAGATTACATCGAAACCACCTTTGGAGACAAGAAGGAGGCCGGAGAGCTACCCAGGAAAGTGGCCCTCGAGAAGGATATTCATACTGTCTGCTACGAAGTGGGGGACACAGAGCTGCCTGATCTAGAG AACGATTCGTCCAGCGACAGCGACACGGAAAGCGAGAGCAGCTTCTCCATGCTCCTCCCTCAGGACTACCTGGGCTTAGCGGTCTTCTCCATGTTGTGTTGCTTCTGGCCACTAGGCATCGCTGCCTTTTACCTCTCCCAAAAG ACCAACAAGGCGTCCGCCAAGGGGGACTACCCAGGCGCGTGGACCGCCTCCCGCCAGACCTTTGCACTCGCTGTCCTGTCCATCATCCTCGGCATATGCACCTACATCGGGGCCGTGGTGGCCCTCATCGCCTACCTGTCAAACAAGGCGCCGACTTAG